A single Myxococcales bacterium DNA region contains:
- a CDS encoding M48 family metalloprotease: MNVKRSSRKSLVDVGSLACLWASSMLVVSSCAVNPVTGRREFSLLSKSQEKEVGAQNDQAVLAEMGEVNAPALAGYVRDVGQAVLAKSHEPGAAFTFRLMDDPTVNAFALPGGYVYLTRGILAYLNNEAAMAGVLGHEVGHVMARHGADRYTKQVFLGLGVAVGGALSGDLGEQLLGAAGQLTLLKYGRDDERQSDKLGVEYATKAGYDTREMADFFRTLSLLNGGAGRLPAWTSSHPDPGERFETVNKLSEQAQAGLATRFNVDREKYLRAVDGIVFGKNPREGFEDAGWFKHPDLDFQFVVPPGWLLQNSKSKVVLAPQDRKSTATLTLAEGASAAAAADALAKEDAVQELERQTLTVNGMPAVRAKSRITVANQPVATMAVTTFIERGGKVYAFVGLAQEPDFAAQLPNLVSIADSFAPLADAAAKTVRPMKIKVVTANADATLAEIVKPYPLPALAQTEKVNLGVLNGMSLEDKVQKGTLVKVVVQ; this comes from the coding sequence ATGAACGTGAAACGCTCCTCTCGTAAGTCGTTGGTCGACGTGGGTTCTTTGGCTTGCCTGTGGGCCTCGTCGATGTTGGTGGTCTCGAGCTGCGCGGTCAACCCCGTGACCGGGCGCCGGGAGTTCTCGCTGCTGTCCAAGTCGCAGGAAAAAGAGGTCGGTGCCCAGAACGACCAAGCCGTCTTGGCCGAGATGGGCGAGGTCAATGCGCCTGCGCTGGCGGGCTACGTGCGTGACGTGGGACAGGCGGTGCTCGCGAAGAGCCATGAGCCAGGCGCGGCGTTTACGTTCCGCCTGATGGACGATCCCACCGTGAACGCGTTCGCGCTGCCGGGTGGCTATGTGTACCTGACCCGGGGCATTTTGGCCTATCTCAACAACGAAGCTGCCATGGCGGGCGTTTTGGGGCACGAGGTCGGCCACGTGATGGCGCGACACGGAGCGGACCGGTACACCAAACAGGTGTTTTTGGGGCTTGGGGTTGCCGTGGGCGGGGCCTTGTCGGGTGACCTCGGTGAGCAGCTCCTTGGGGCCGCGGGGCAACTCACGCTGCTCAAGTACGGACGGGACGACGAGCGCCAGAGCGACAAGTTGGGCGTGGAGTACGCCACCAAGGCGGGCTACGACACGCGCGAAATGGCCGACTTTTTCCGTACGCTTTCACTTCTCAACGGGGGTGCGGGGCGTTTGCCGGCGTGGACGAGTTCTCACCCCGACCCCGGCGAGCGCTTCGAGACGGTCAACAAACTTTCGGAACAGGCACAGGCAGGCTTGGCCACGCGCTTCAACGTGGACCGCGAAAAATACCTGCGCGCCGTCGACGGCATCGTCTTTGGGAAAAACCCGCGAGAGGGCTTCGAGGACGCCGGCTGGTTCAAGCACCCCGACCTCGATTTTCAGTTCGTGGTCCCGCCGGGATGGCTGTTGCAGAACTCGAAGTCCAAGGTGGTCCTGGCTCCTCAAGACCGCAAGAGCACCGCCACGTTGACGCTGGCGGAAGGGGCCAGCGCCGCAGCGGCCGCCGATGCGCTGGCGAAAGAGGACGCAGTCCAGGAGCTCGAGCGGCAGACCCTCACGGTGAATGGTATGCCGGCCGTGCGCGCGAAGAGCCGCATCACCGTGGCCAACCAGCCGGTCGCCACCATGGCCGTGACGACCTTCATCGAGAGGGGCGGGAAGGTCTACGCGTTCGTGGGCCTCGCGCAGGAGCCTGACTTCGCGGCTCAGCTCCCAAACCTGGTATCGATCGCCGATAGCTTCGCTCCGCTTGCTGATGCGGCCGCGAAGACGGTTCGCCCGATGAAGATCAAGGTGGTTACGGCCAACGCGGACGCCACGCTGGCGGAGATCGTGAAGCCTTATCCCCTGCCTGCTTTGGCACAAACGGAGAAAGTGAATCTCGGGGTTCTCAACGGTATGAGCCTCGAGGACAAGGTGCAAAAGGGCACGCTGGTGAAGGTCGTCGTGCAGTAA
- a CDS encoding NTP transferase domain-containing protein, which yields MSESFALILAGGGGTRLWPSSRRARPKQLLTLGGDETLLAATYRRASALVGPANTLVVTAADQAEAVKAALPGLPADNLVSEPAPRNTAAAVALGAVAATRRAGEGARLAVLPSDAYIGDEQGFLATARRALAYADTAIVTIGIKPTAPETGYGYVRPAATVDDQGVRRVDAFVEKPNLETAQRYLAEGYFWNAGMFFMTAGHLFREVDAHLPALGRIVAELRGAPLFAATAQTHYPNAPAISIDVGIMEKAAGLLVVPGDFGWNDVGSWAALSAVRAPDAHGNVVVGTHLALNAHGNVVFSDGNGPLVALADVDDLVVVVTPEAVLVTRRDKAQNVKAVVDALAAHGRTDLL from the coding sequence ATGTCGGAAAGCTTCGCGTTGATTTTGGCCGGCGGGGGGGGCACCCGCCTCTGGCCTTCGAGCCGCCGCGCACGCCCCAAGCAGCTCCTGACCCTGGGGGGCGACGAAACGCTCTTGGCCGCCACGTACCGCCGGGCCAGCGCCCTCGTGGGCCCGGCGAACACGCTGGTGGTCACCGCCGCGGATCAAGCGGAGGCCGTGAAGGCCGCGCTTCCCGGACTGCCGGCCGACAACTTGGTGTCCGAGCCGGCCCCCCGCAACACCGCTGCGGCCGTGGCTCTGGGTGCCGTGGCGGCCACCCGCCGTGCGGGAGAGGGTGCGCGCCTGGCCGTCCTTCCTTCGGACGCGTACATCGGTGACGAGCAGGGCTTTTTGGCGACGGCGCGGCGTGCGCTTGCGTATGCGGACACGGCCATCGTCACCATCGGCATCAAGCCCACAGCCCCCGAAACGGGTTACGGCTACGTGCGCCCCGCCGCCACCGTCGACGACCAGGGGGTTCGCCGCGTCGATGCGTTCGTCGAAAAGCCCAATCTGGAGACAGCCCAGCGGTACCTGGCCGAAGGCTACTTCTGGAACGCCGGCATGTTCTTCATGACCGCCGGCCACTTGTTTCGCGAGGTCGACGCCCATCTGCCCGCCTTGGGGCGGATCGTGGCCGAGCTGCGCGGCGCCCCCCTCTTCGCGGCGACGGCCCAAACCCACTACCCAAACGCCCCCGCCATCTCCATCGACGTCGGGATCATGGAGAAAGCCGCCGGCCTCCTCGTGGTTCCCGGGGATTTCGGCTGGAACGACGTGGGCAGCTGGGCGGCCTTGTCAGCGGTCCGCGCCCCCGATGCCCACGGCAACGTGGTCGTAGGCACGCACCTTGCCTTGAACGCGCACGGCAACGTCGTCTTCTCCGACGGAAACGGCCCCCTGGTGGCACTCGCCGACGTGGACGACCTGGTGGTGGTGGTGACCCCCGAAGCCGTGCTGGTAACGCGACGCGATAAAGCGCAAAACGTAAAGGCCGTCGTCGACGCGCTCGCGGCGCACGGCCGCACGGATCTGCTCTAG
- a CDS encoding phosphomannomutase/phosphoglucomutase codes for MNPRVFREYDIRGVAERDFPDAFVFQLGNALGAHFRAQGARTVTLGRDARLSSPRIHATLRERLLAAGLDVVDVGIVHTPGLYFSVFHLEADGGVMITASHNPGDDNGFKIVRGRSTIYGDEIQELKRRIIEQRFPELEGATPGKVRELDILTPYVAYIADNLQLGAKRPKVVVDAGNGTGGLSCVPLLEQLGFPVEPLFCEPDGRYPNHHPDPTVAENMAALIERVSATGAEVGIALDGDADRIGVVDARGRIVWGDQLMILFARAILKEHPGATFVSEVKCSQALYDEIERLGGRAIMWKVGHSLIKVKMKEEGALLAGEMSGHMFFRHRYFGFDDAVYAAARLMELLSNDAGTLTDLVDTLPVLYNTPEIRIDCPDDHKAEVVRQAAAHFRAHYAVNEIDGVRIQFPGGWGLVRASNTGPVLVMRCEAGSDARCAEIRTEIETVLSGIRRALESAA; via the coding sequence ATGAACCCCCGTGTTTTCCGCGAATACGACATTCGCGGCGTCGCCGAACGCGACTTCCCCGACGCGTTCGTCTTTCAGCTCGGCAACGCCCTGGGCGCCCACTTCCGCGCGCAGGGAGCACGAACCGTGACGTTGGGCCGCGACGCCCGCCTCTCCTCACCCCGCATTCACGCCACACTCAGGGAGCGGCTGCTCGCCGCGGGACTCGACGTGGTGGACGTGGGGATCGTTCACACGCCGGGCCTTTACTTCTCCGTGTTTCACCTCGAAGCCGACGGGGGCGTGATGATCACGGCGAGTCACAATCCGGGCGACGACAACGGATTCAAGATCGTCCGGGGCCGCAGCACGATCTACGGTGACGAGATCCAGGAGCTCAAGCGGCGCATCATCGAGCAGCGCTTCCCCGAACTGGAAGGGGCGACCCCCGGCAAGGTTCGGGAGCTGGACATCCTCACCCCCTACGTCGCGTACATCGCCGACAACCTGCAGCTGGGTGCCAAGCGCCCCAAGGTGGTGGTGGACGCGGGCAACGGAACGGGTGGCCTCTCGTGCGTACCCCTGCTCGAGCAGCTCGGCTTCCCCGTCGAACCCCTGTTCTGCGAACCCGACGGTCGCTACCCCAACCATCACCCCGATCCCACCGTGGCCGAGAACATGGCCGCCCTCATCGAACGGGTGAGCGCCACCGGGGCCGAGGTGGGCATCGCGCTCGACGGCGATGCAGACCGCATCGGTGTGGTGGACGCCCGTGGGCGCATCGTGTGGGGGGACCAGCTCATGATCCTGTTCGCCCGGGCCATCTTGAAAGAGCACCCCGGCGCCACGTTCGTGAGCGAAGTGAAATGCAGCCAGGCGCTTTACGACGAAATCGAGCGTCTCGGCGGACGGGCCATCATGTGGAAGGTGGGCCACTCCCTCATCAAGGTGAAGATGAAGGAAGAGGGCGCGCTGCTGGCCGGCGAGATGTCGGGCCACATGTTTTTCCGCCACCGCTACTTCGGCTTCGACGACGCCGTGTATGCGGCGGCGCGGCTCATGGAGCTCCTGTCGAACGACGCAGGCACGCTCACGGACTTGGTGGACACCTTGCCGGTGCTCTACAACACGCCCGAGATTCGTATCGACTGCCCGGACGACCACAAAGCCGAGGTCGTTCGCCAAGCAGCCGCCCACTTCCGGGCACACTACGCCGTCAACGAGATCGACGGCGTTCGCATCCAGTTTCCCGGCGGTTGGGGCCTGGTGCGGGCCTCGAACACGGGCCCGGTCCTGGTCATGCGCTGCGAAGCCGGCAGCGACGCGCGCTGCGCGGAGATCCGCACCGAGATCGAAACGGTGCTCTCGGGGATCCGGCGCGCGCTCGAGAGCGCGGCTTGA
- a CDS encoding prepilin peptidase has product MDPSFVEALAAFVRTWPALVFAVVFGALWGSFFNVCIARLPRGLSVVKPGSHCFACGQPVKAYDNVPMLSYLWLRGRCRACGVRFSARYVLVEGLMAALSGLLFWSFVMEAHSVPLPIRLARFAVFFAFTGALLVLSFIDLDTQRLPDAVTLPGTVVFFLAGFGAQFAPWTDRAIGLVAGYVAVRLIADLYYYTRGREGLGLGDGKLLSMIGALLGWKALPVVVFSASLLGVAVSLPLLLRARRTPRVETPVAPPAPAAEDDADEDDSLRYVQVPFGPFLAASAVAYLLLFDLVAPLVLAWFG; this is encoded by the coding sequence GTGGATCCCTCCTTCGTCGAGGCGCTCGCCGCCTTCGTTCGTACCTGGCCCGCCTTGGTCTTCGCCGTGGTCTTCGGTGCGCTCTGGGGCAGCTTCTTCAACGTTTGTATCGCCCGGCTTCCGAGGGGGCTTTCCGTGGTCAAGCCGGGGTCGCATTGCTTCGCCTGTGGCCAGCCGGTGAAGGCTTACGACAACGTGCCGATGCTCTCGTACCTGTGGCTGCGGGGCCGGTGTCGCGCCTGCGGGGTCCGTTTTTCGGCCCGCTACGTGCTGGTGGAGGGGTTGATGGCGGCGTTGAGTGGGCTTTTGTTCTGGTCGTTCGTCATGGAAGCGCACAGCGTGCCGCTTCCGATCCGCCTGGCCCGTTTCGCGGTCTTTTTCGCCTTCACGGGCGCGTTGCTGGTGCTTTCGTTCATCGACCTCGACACGCAGCGCTTGCCCGACGCGGTGACTCTGCCGGGCACGGTGGTGTTCTTCCTCGCCGGGTTCGGTGCTCAGTTCGCCCCGTGGACGGATCGGGCCATCGGCCTCGTGGCGGGGTATGTGGCGGTGCGCCTCATCGCTGACCTCTATTACTACACGCGGGGACGCGAAGGCCTTGGGTTGGGCGATGGTAAGTTGCTCTCCATGATCGGTGCGCTGCTGGGGTGGAAGGCGCTGCCTGTCGTCGTGTTTTCTGCGTCCCTTCTGGGCGTGGCGGTCAGCCTGCCCCTGCTCCTGCGGGCACGGCGGACACCTCGGGTCGAAACACCCGTGGCGCCACCGGCACCTGCGGCCGAAGACGACGCGGACGAAGACGACTCACTGCGCTACGTCCAGGTTCCCTTTGGTCCCTTCCTGGCGGCCAGCGCTGTGGCTTACCTGCTGCTGTTCGACCTTGTCGCTCCGCTGGTCTTGGCCTGGTTCGGCTGA
- the rsfS gene encoding ribosome silencing factor, protein MTTKSAKKSPSSRTSARGAGATKSEGRVKLQTSATARAAAGAAGKGKTRSKSGAGKASASKVSVSKAAKPIKGATASKAKRKEPAGNGKAAKPARAAAAVTELATESERDRERRALARVGAELAIESALDKKALGPVLIDVSSQASYTDYIGVVSGRSDRQVEAIADHVCQVMKKNGYTLVGREGTSNGRWTLLDFGDMILHIFYHPIREVYDIEGLWVGAPRVTLKNVPPEAMNFQADALYVQP, encoded by the coding sequence GTGACCACGAAATCCGCCAAGAAAAGCCCCTCGTCTCGAACATCGGCCCGCGGCGCCGGAGCCACAAAGTCCGAAGGGCGCGTCAAGCTACAAACCTCGGCCACGGCCCGGGCTGCGGCGGGCGCCGCCGGCAAAGGCAAAACCAGGAGCAAGAGCGGGGCAGGCAAAGCCAGCGCTTCCAAGGTCAGCGTTTCCAAGGCGGCAAAGCCCATCAAGGGCGCGACGGCCTCGAAGGCGAAGCGTAAAGAGCCTGCCGGCAACGGCAAAGCCGCGAAGCCCGCCCGGGCAGCGGCCGCGGTCACGGAGCTGGCCACCGAGAGCGAACGCGACCGCGAGCGCCGTGCCCTCGCGCGGGTCGGCGCGGAGCTCGCGATTGAGTCGGCGCTGGACAAAAAGGCGCTCGGGCCCGTGCTCATCGACGTATCCAGCCAGGCAAGCTACACGGACTACATCGGCGTGGTGAGCGGGCGCAGCGACCGGCAAGTCGAAGCCATCGCCGACCACGTCTGCCAGGTCATGAAAAAGAACGGCTACACGTTGGTGGGCCGCGAGGGCACGAGCAACGGGCGGTGGACCCTGCTCGATTTCGGCGACATGATCCTCCACATCTTCTACCACCCCATCCGTGAGGTCTACGACATCGAAGGCCTGTGGGTGGGCGCCCCGCGCGTCACCTTGAAGAACGTGCCTCCCGAAGCGATGAACTTCCAGGCCGACGCGCTCTACGTCCAGCCGTGA
- a CDS encoding 23S rRNA (pseudouridine(1915)-N(3))-methyltransferase RlmH, producing the protein MKILVRAVGKMRDRRMEDLCREYLERVKRHLPVEVQEVADDAALAASVGPGSEIIALDPSGEGWTTEVFTKYLEKHMLHGTRALVFLIGGAEGLGDATRAAAHRRVSLSPLTLPHRLARVLLCEQLYRCVSRLRGEPYDK; encoded by the coding sequence GTGAAGATCCTCGTTCGCGCGGTCGGCAAAATGCGCGACCGTCGCATGGAGGACCTGTGCCGCGAGTACCTCGAGCGGGTGAAGCGGCATCTGCCCGTGGAGGTCCAGGAGGTCGCGGACGATGCCGCGCTGGCCGCCAGCGTGGGGCCCGGCAGCGAAATCATCGCCCTGGATCCGTCCGGTGAAGGATGGACCACCGAGGTATTCACCAAGTATCTCGAAAAGCACATGCTGCACGGCACGCGGGCGCTGGTGTTTCTCATCGGGGGCGCCGAGGGTCTCGGCGACGCCACGCGGGCGGCCGCGCACCGGCGGGTGTCCCTCTCGCCCTTGACCCTGCCCCATCGGCTGGCCCGCGTGCTGCTTTGTGAGCAGCTCTACCGCTGCGTCTCCCGCCTGCGCGGGGAACCTTACGACAAGTGA
- the bioA gene encoding adenosylmethionine--8-amino-7-oxononanoate transaminase: MSLPKPSAAALLAGDASCVWHPYTRHGIDTEPLAVVAADGAILHLADGRRLIDGISSWWASVHGHGHPALIAALQKQARILDHVLFAGATHPPAVELAQRLVGLAPSGLSRVFFSDDGSTAVEVALKMAYHAWLLRGQPHRKVFVALTNAYHGDTFGAMSVGDPMPYFDAYGPLLFEVHRVAPEAGALAGVLEALGDRVAALIVEPLLQAAGGFHIHPPAFLQAARALCDQAGIFLIADEVATGFGRTGAMFACDKAGLRPDFLCVAKALTNGMASLAATLTTEQMFRAFAQVEPLRFFPHGHTMTANPIACAVASASLQLMADDDVVGRLEHIGHRIYEAVSSLAAEAHVEDVRRIGGVVAIELAPEPSGQGAARALRLRRAAEAQGVLLRPMGDVLYAWPPACTTDEQVEIIARGLASQVAAAKP; encoded by the coding sequence ATGAGCCTTCCGAAACCGTCTGCCGCCGCCCTGCTTGCTGGCGATGCCTCGTGCGTATGGCATCCCTACACCCGCCACGGCATCGACACCGAACCGCTTGCCGTCGTGGCCGCGGACGGCGCGATCCTGCACCTTGCGGACGGCCGACGGTTGATCGACGGCATTTCTTCGTGGTGGGCCAGTGTGCACGGCCACGGCCACCCCGCGCTGATCGCCGCCCTGCAGAAGCAGGCGCGCATCCTCGACCACGTGCTGTTCGCGGGCGCCACCCACCCCCCCGCCGTGGAGTTGGCGCAGCGGCTCGTGGGCCTGGCCCCCTCCGGGCTTTCCCGCGTGTTTTTCTCCGACGACGGCTCGACCGCCGTCGAGGTGGCGTTGAAGATGGCCTACCATGCCTGGCTGCTGCGGGGTCAACCCCACCGCAAGGTCTTCGTGGCGCTCACGAATGCGTATCATGGTGACACCTTCGGGGCGATGTCCGTGGGCGATCCGATGCCCTACTTCGACGCTTACGGTCCTTTGCTCTTCGAGGTACATCGGGTGGCGCCCGAGGCGGGGGCGCTTGCGGGCGTGCTGGAGGCGCTGGGTGACCGCGTGGCGGCTCTCATCGTGGAGCCCTTGCTTCAGGCCGCGGGAGGGTTTCACATTCATCCTCCGGCCTTCCTCCAGGCGGCACGGGCGCTGTGCGATCAAGCCGGCATCTTTTTGATCGCCGACGAGGTGGCCACGGGGTTCGGCCGCACCGGTGCGATGTTTGCGTGCGACAAAGCAGGCTTGCGGCCCGACTTTCTCTGCGTGGCCAAGGCCCTGACGAACGGCATGGCGTCGCTGGCGGCCACTTTGACCACCGAGCAAATGTTCCGCGCGTTCGCCCAGGTGGAGCCCCTGCGCTTTTTTCCCCACGGACACACGATGACCGCAAACCCGATCGCCTGCGCGGTGGCGTCCGCTTCACTGCAGCTCATGGCTGACGACGATGTCGTGGGCCGGCTCGAACACATCGGGCACAGGATTTACGAAGCCGTGTCCTCGTTGGCTGCGGAGGCACACGTTGAAGACGTGCGGCGTATCGGGGGCGTGGTCGCCATCGAGCTTGCACCCGAGCCGTCCGGGCAAGGCGCCGCGCGTGCGCTGCGCCTCCGCCGCGCCGCCGAGGCTCAGGGCGTTTTGCTGCGGCCGATGGGCGACGTGCTTTACGCGTGGCCGCCGGCCTGTACCACCGACGAACAGGTGGAGATCATCGCCCGTGGCTTGGCTTCCCAGGTCGCCGCCGCGAAACCGTGA
- a CDS encoding J domain-containing protein, with the protein MSIGRRLFDLARTELNSLLDKAARLGEDDEADDERSRQRASSASDDGLDAFSEAELEAELDRRRLEREIEDRARQASARARASAPPPPRPETGSARSASHGKTPDAVAVARAYAALELKPGTDFTQVKQQYRKMMRKYHPDRHAGSPEKEKAAHQLAQKLTDAYKTLETRLRPRT; encoded by the coding sequence ATGTCCATCGGACGTCGCCTGTTCGACCTCGCCCGCACCGAGCTCAATTCACTGCTCGACAAAGCCGCTCGCCTCGGCGAAGACGACGAAGCGGACGACGAACGCTCCCGGCAACGGGCCTCCTCGGCAAGCGACGATGGTCTCGACGCGTTTTCCGAGGCCGAGCTCGAAGCGGAGCTCGACCGGCGCCGGTTGGAGCGCGAGATCGAGGATCGAGCCCGCCAGGCCAGCGCCAGGGCCCGAGCCAGCGCCCCGCCCCCCCCGCGCCCCGAGACAGGCAGCGCGCGGAGTGCGTCGCATGGCAAGACCCCCGACGCCGTCGCAGTGGCCCGCGCCTATGCCGCGCTCGAGCTCAAGCCCGGCACCGATTTCACGCAGGTCAAACAGCAATACCGCAAGATGATGCGCAAGTATCATCCCGACCGGCACGCGGGCTCTCCCGAAAAAGAGAAGGCGGCCCACCAGTTGGCGCAGAAGCTCACCGACGCGTACAAAACGCTGGAAACACGGCTGCGGCCCCGGACCTGA
- the gpmA gene encoding 2,3-diphosphoglycerate-dependent phosphoglycerate mutase produces the protein MYKLVLLRHGESTWNNENRFTGWTDVDLSEKGLEEARAAGRLFKKEGYAFDVAFTSVLKRAIRTLWLALDEMDQMWLPVHRSFRLNERHYGNLQGLNKAEMAAQFGDEQVKVWRRSYDVPPPPLEADDPRAPGQDPRYASLLPEQLPLTECLKDTVDRVLPYWYETIAPTIRSGKRVLIAAHGNSLRALVKHLDKMSEEAIVGLNIPTATPLVYELDKDLRPLKRYYLGDQDAIAKAMEAVANQGKAK, from the coding sequence ATGTACAAGCTGGTGCTGCTGCGTCACGGCGAAAGCACGTGGAACAACGAAAACCGATTCACCGGGTGGACCGACGTGGATCTTTCGGAAAAAGGCCTCGAGGAGGCCCGCGCGGCCGGACGCCTCTTCAAAAAAGAGGGCTACGCCTTCGACGTCGCCTTCACCTCGGTGCTCAAGCGCGCCATTCGCACGCTGTGGCTGGCTCTCGACGAGATGGACCAGATGTGGTTGCCCGTGCATCGCTCGTTCCGCTTGAACGAACGCCACTACGGAAACCTGCAGGGCCTGAACAAGGCCGAAATGGCCGCCCAGTTCGGCGATGAGCAGGTCAAGGTTTGGCGACGCAGCTACGACGTGCCGCCACCGCCTCTCGAGGCCGACGACCCGCGTGCGCCCGGCCAGGACCCGCGTTATGCGAGCTTGCTGCCAGAGCAGCTCCCGCTCACGGAGTGCCTGAAGGACACCGTGGATCGCGTGCTGCCTTACTGGTACGAGACCATCGCGCCCACGATTCGTTCGGGCAAGCGCGTCCTCATCGCTGCCCACGGCAACAGCTTGCGGGCCCTGGTCAAGCACCTCGACAAGATGTCGGAGGAAGCGATCGTGGGCCTGAACATCCCCACGGCGACGCCGCTGGTCTACGAACTCGACAAGGACCTGCGCCCGCTCAAGCGCTACTACCTGGGTGACCAGGACGCGATCGCCAAGGCGATGGAAGCCGTGGCAAACCAGGGCAAAGCCAAGTAA
- a CDS encoding DUF4178 domain-containing protein produces MKLQVRDIVSHAGRDWVVEGILTYKLGNRTLPLARVADGSAVRFVEPLLDDLDDRVLMMAEVDDLDTETPPPQTISYQGKSYVPRFSGAATVALEGRVPGRSTGACELWRYRAAGDVFLQIERWPDRVVVLAGESIHKGMIDVLPGSGT; encoded by the coding sequence ATGAAACTGCAAGTCCGGGACATCGTGAGCCATGCGGGGCGCGACTGGGTGGTGGAAGGCATTTTGACGTACAAGCTGGGGAACCGAACGCTGCCGCTCGCCCGGGTGGCGGACGGCTCGGCCGTTCGCTTCGTGGAGCCGCTGCTCGACGACCTGGACGACCGCGTGCTGATGATGGCCGAGGTGGATGACCTCGATACGGAAACGCCGCCCCCGCAGACCATCTCGTATCAGGGCAAAAGTTACGTGCCGCGTTTTTCGGGCGCAGCCACGGTGGCGCTGGAAGGCCGGGTGCCGGGGCGTTCCACGGGGGCCTGTGAGCTGTGGCGCTACAGGGCTGCCGGTGACGTTTTCCTGCAGATCGAGCGCTGGCCCGACCGGGTCGTGGTGCTCGCGGGCGAGTCGATTCACAAGGGCATGATCGACGTGCTTCCGGGCTCCGGCACGTGA
- a CDS encoding 3-methyl-2-oxobutanoate dehydrogenase, with protein sequence MLNVRLVDERLLKFQRQGRIGFYLTATGEEATHIGPTYALRDADWIYPCYREVGAAFFRGYPLRTFLCQLFGNAEDPVRGRQMPVHHSIRALNYVSISSPVGTQIPQAVGIAMGARRLGRDDVSLVYFGDGATSTGAFHVACNMAAVDKAPVLFLCRNNGWAISTPRQGQTATPTLAQKAVAYGMPGVLVDGNDVLALVAVTREAADRARAGLGPTLIEARTYRMGAHSTSDDPSAYRDPDEPRAWTQHDPIVRFRKFLESRHLWSESQDRAFRDAFERRFAEALAEAEAVPARPPLGSLFEDVFATVPWHLEEQRADLEGEVARHGPRGGH encoded by the coding sequence ATGCTGAACGTGCGCCTGGTGGACGAACGTCTACTCAAATTCCAGCGCCAGGGCCGCATCGGGTTTTACCTGACCGCTACCGGGGAAGAGGCCACCCACATCGGGCCGACCTATGCGCTGCGGGACGCGGACTGGATCTATCCCTGCTATCGCGAGGTGGGGGCTGCCTTCTTCCGCGGCTACCCGCTGCGCACGTTTCTCTGCCAGCTGTTCGGGAACGCGGAAGATCCCGTCCGCGGCCGGCAGATGCCCGTTCACCACAGCATTCGGGCGCTGAATTACGTCTCGATCAGCTCGCCCGTGGGCACGCAGATTCCTCAGGCCGTGGGGATCGCCATGGGCGCCCGCCGGCTCGGCCGCGACGACGTTTCCCTCGTATACTTCGGCGATGGCGCCACCTCCACGGGCGCGTTTCACGTAGCTTGCAACATGGCGGCCGTGGACAAGGCCCCCGTGCTGTTCTTGTGCCGGAACAACGGCTGGGCCATTTCCACCCCCCGACAGGGGCAAACCGCCACCCCCACGCTGGCCCAAAAGGCAGTGGCCTACGGCATGCCTGGCGTCTTGGTGGATGGCAATGACGTGCTGGCTCTCGTGGCAGTCACCCGCGAGGCGGCGGACCGGGCGCGGGCGGGCTTGGGTCCCACGCTCATCGAGGCGCGCACCTACCGCATGGGCGCCCACAGCACCTCGGACGATCCCAGCGCCTACCGCGACCCCGACGAGCCCCGCGCCTGGACCCAACACGACCCCATCGTGCGGTTTCGCAAGTTCCTGGAATCGCGGCATTTGTGGTCGGAGAGCCAGGATCGTGCGTTCCGGGACGCCTTCGAGCGTCGCTTTGCCGAGGCGCTGGCCGAGGCCGAAGCGGTCCCCGCGCGCCCGCCCCTCGGAAGCCTCTTCGAGGATGTGTTTGCCACGGTCCCCTGGCATCTGGAAGAGCAACGGGCGGACCTCGAAGGTGAGGTGGCGCGTCACGGCCCGCGGGGCGGTCACTGA